One region of Camelina sativa cultivar DH55 chromosome 6, Cs, whole genome shotgun sequence genomic DNA includes:
- the LOC104791469 gene encoding phosphoglucan phosphatase DSP4, chloroplastic isoform X2: protein MNCLQNLPRCSVSPLLGFGCNQRDLSPSSLKMMVPFPTKANDPKSRLFLQAVSESKSSSEMSGVSKEEEEKSDEYSQDMTQAMGAVLTYRHELGMNYNFIRPDLIVGSCLQTPEDVDKLRKIGVKTIFCLQQDPDLEYFGVDISSIQAYAKKYSDIEHIRCEIRDFDAFDLRMRLPAVVSILYKAVKRNGGVTYVHCTAGMGRAPAVALTYMFWVQGYKLMEAHKLLMSKRSCFPKLDAIRNATIDILTGLKRKTVTLTLKDKGFSLVEISGLDIGWGQRLPLTLDKGTGFWTLKRELPEGQFEYKYIIDGEWTHNEAEPFIGPNKDGHTNNYAKVVDDPTSVDGATRERLSCEDPELFEEERSKLIQFLETCSEA, encoded by the exons ATGAATTGCCTTCAGAATCTTCCCAG ATGTTCTGTCTCACCTCTGCTGGGATTTGGGTGCAATCAAAGAGATCTTTCTCCGTCTTCTTTGAAGATGATGGTACCATTTCCGACCAAAGCCAATGATCCTAAATCTCGGCTCTTTTTACAG GCGGTATCAGAGTCAAAATCCAGCTCAGAGATGAGTGGTGTTtcaaaggaggaggaagagaaatcTGATGAATATAGCCAAGACATGACTCAAGCTATGGGTGCTG TTTTAACTTACAGGCATGAGCTTGGAATGAACTACAATTTCATTCGTCCAGATTTAATTGTTGGATCGTGCTTACAG ACCCCTGAAGATGTTGACAAGCTTCGTAAAATTGGGGTCAAAACCATATTTTGCTTGCAACAAGATCCAGACTTGGA ATATTTTGGCGTAGACATAAGCAGCATTCAAGCATATGCTAAGAAATATAGTGACATTGAGCATATTCGCTGTGAAATCAG AGACTTTGATGCATTTGATTTGAGAATGCGTCTTCCTGCCGTGGTTAGTATACTATACAAAGCTGTTAAGCGAAATGGAGGAGTTACATATGTGCACTGCACCGCTGGAATGGGAAGGGCTCCTGCAGTTGCG TTGACATACATGTTTTGGGTGCAAGGCTATAAACTTATGGAAGCTCATAAATTACTCATG AGCAAAAGGTCGTGCTTTCCGAAGCTGGATGCTATCAGAAATGCAACAATTGATATT CTCACAGGACTCAAGAGGAAGACTGTTACTCTGACACTGAAAGATAAGGGGTTCTCCTTGGTAGAAATTTCTGGCCTTGACATTGGATGGGGACAG AGGCTACCTCTAACACTGGACAAAGGAACAGGATTCTGGACCCTAAAGAGAGAACTGCCT GAAGGACAGTTTGAATATAAATACATTATAGATGGTGAGTGGACACACAATGAGGCTGAACCGTTTATAGGACCTAACAAAGACGGCCATACCAACAATTACGCAAAA GTAGTGGATGATCCAACAAGTGTGGATGGTGCAACTCGGGAGAGACTATCGTGCGAAGACCCTGAGCTGTTTGAGGAAGAACGGTCAAAACTAATCCAGTTCTTGGAGACTTGTTCTGAGGCTTGA
- the LOC104791470 gene encoding SEC12-like protein 1 produces the protein MEIEEGSRESGHVVCGSWIRRPKKVNWVVIAKASKRRGSSPALLNIFSFDPVTASLSSSPLATHTLKESDGDPVTVTVHPGGDYFICSTSKGGCKSFEIVGGATGVTILAKELLPLQNAGLQKCMAFSFDGSKLAVGGLDGCLRVMEWPNLGVILDEPKAHKSIRDMDFSLDSEYLATTSTDGSARIWKAEDGFPLSTLERSGDENIELCRFSKDGTKPFLFCAAQRGETPLVNVYDISTWKKLGFKKLSRKTASTMAVSLDGKYIALGGKDGDVSVAEVKTMEIYHYSKRLHLGQSIASLEFCPSERVMLTTSSEWGEMMTKLSVPKEWKEWQIYALLFCLFMASVVAAYFFFENSDSFWRLPMGKDQKRPKISLFGDSSTPSEDHSRWNLDL, from the exons ATGGAGATTGAAGAAGGGAGTCGTGAGAGTGGGCATGTTGTATGTGGATCATGGATCCGTCGCCCGAAGAAAGTTAACTGGGTCGTTATCGCTAAAGCTTCTAAACGCCGTGGCTCTTCTCCTGCTCTCCTTAACATCTTCTCTTTCGACCCCGTCACTGcttctctctcctcctctcctttg GCAACGCACACGCTTAAGGAGAGTGATGGTGATCCTGTGACTGTTACAGTGCATCCTGGTGGCGATTATTTCATCTGCTCAACCTCCAAAGGTGGTTGCAA GTCCTTTGAGATTGTTGGAGGAGCAACAGGTGTTACGATCTTAGCCAAAGAATTACTTCCTCTCCAAAATGCTGGACTACAAAAGTGTATGGCCTTCAGTTTTGATGGGTCTAAATTAGCTGTTGGAGGATTG GATGGATGTCTCAGAGTTATGGAGTGGCCAAACCTAGGTGTAATTTTGGATGAGCCAAAGGCACACAAATCCATCCGGGATATGGATTTTAG tctgGACTCAGAGTACTTAGCTACAACATCAACTGATGGATCAGCTAGAATATGGAAAGCAGAAGATGGTTTTCCTTTGTCTACTTTGGAACGTAGTGGG GATGAGAATATTGAACTGTGCCGTTTCTCTAAAGATGGAActaaaccttttttgttttgtgctgCTCAAAGAG GTGAGACGCCTTTGGTCAATGTTTATGACATTAGTACATGGAAGAAGCTTGGGTTCAAGAAGCTGTCAAGAAAGACTGCATCGACAATGGCAGTGAGCTTGGATGGGAAATATATTGCTTT GGGTGGCAAAGATGGAGATGTATCTGTTGCTGAAGTTAAGACAATGGAAATCTACCACTACAGTAAGAGGCTGCATCTTGGGCAATCTATTGCTTCACTTGAGTTCTGCCCGAGTGAAAG GGTTATGCTGACAACTTCGAGCGAATGGGGTGAGATGATGACCAAGCTCAGTGTACCAAAGGAGTGGAAAG AGTGGCAGATTTATGCattgttgttttgcttgttcaTGGCATCAGTCGTTGCTGCATACTTTTTCTTCGAGAACTCAGATTCGTTTTGGAGGTTACCAATGGGGAAAGATCAAAAAAGACCAAAGATAAGTCTTTTTGGAGATTCATCCACGCCTTCTGAGGATCATAGTAGGTGGAACTTGGACCTATAG
- the LOC104791471 gene encoding dihydrolipoyllysine-residue acetyltransferase component 1 of pyruvate dehydrogenase complex, mitochondrial, which translates to MVLPLFRRSAITRTSSLLRARLFAPASGFHTRFSNGLYHLDDKIGSSNGVRSASIDMITRMDDSPPKPILRFGVQNFSSTGSTTQMVLAMPALSPTMSHGNVVKWMKKEGDKVEVGDVLCEIETDKATVEFESQEEGFLAKILVTEGSKDIPVNEPIAIMVEEEDDIQNVPATVEGGQVGKEETSAHQEMKPDESTQQKSSSQPIASDLPPHVVLEMPALSPTMNQGNIAKWWKKEGDKIEVGDVIGEIETDKATLEFECLEEGYLAKILLPEGSKDVAVGKPIALIVEDAESIEAIKSSSTGGSEVETVKEVPHSVVDKPTGRKAGFTKISPAAKLLILEHGLEASSIEASGPYGTLLKSDVVAAIASGKASKSSASTKKKQPSKETLSKSSSTSKSPVTQSDNYEDFPNSQIRKIIAKRLLESKQKIPHLYLQSDVVLDPLLAFRKELQENHGVKVSVNDIVIKAVAVALRNVRQANAFWDAEKGDIVMCDSVDISIAVATEKGLMTPIIKNADQKSISGISLEVKELAQKARSGKLAPHEFQGGTFSISNLGMYPVDSFCAIINPPQAGILAIGRGNKVVEPVMGIDGIEKPSVVTKMNVTLSADHRIFDGQVGASFLSELRSNFEDIRRLLL; encoded by the exons ATGGTGCTTCCTCTCTTCCGGCGCTCTGCGATCACCCGCACTTCTTCGCTTCTCAGAGCTCGTCTTTTTGCTCCTGCCTCCGGATTCCATACTCG CTTTTCCAATGGACTATACCACTTGGACGACAAGATTGGTAGCAGTAACGGTGTGAG GTCTGCTTCCATAGACATGATTACAAGAATGGATGATAGTCCTCCAAAGCCAATT ttgCGATTTGGCGTGCAAAACTTTTCATCAACAG GATCCACAACACAGATGGTTCTTGCAATGCCAGCGTTGTCTCCCACGATG AGTCATGGAAATGTTGtgaaatggatgaagaaagAAGGTGACAAG GTAGAGGTGGGTGATGTACTATGTGAGATAGAGACAGACAAGGCCACTGTAGAATTTGAGAGTCAAGAGGAAGG ATTTCTGGCCAAGATTTTAGTCACTGAAGGATCAAAGGATATCCCTGTTAATGAACCGATTGCAATAATG GTTGAGGAGGAAGATGACATTCAAAACGTTCCTGCCACAGTAGAGGGTGGACAAGTTGGTAAAGAGGAAACATCAGCTCATCAAGAGATGAAACCTGACGAAAGCACACAACAAAAAAGTTCCAGTCAGCCCATTGCATCAGATCTTCCTCCACATGTCGTCTTAGAAATGCCAGCACTTTCTCCTACAATG AACCAAGGTAACATTGCGAAATGGTGGAAAAAAGAGGGTGACAAG ATTGAAGTGGGTGATGTCATAGGTGAGATCGAGACTGACAAAGCCACTCTGGAATTTGAATGCCTTGAAGAGGG GTACTTGGCTAAGATTCTACTTCCTGAAGGTTCCAAGGATGTGGCGGTCGGAAAGCCGATTGCCCTTATA GTTGAAGATGCTGAAAGTATTGAAGCCATCAAGTCTTCTTCCACAGGTGGTTCTGAGGTTGAGACAGTTAAAGAAGTCCCTCACAGTGTCGTAGATAAACCTACAGGGAGGAAAGCAGGTTTCACAAAGATCAGTCCTGCTGCAAAACTATTAATTTTAGAACATggattggaggcatcatcaatTGAGGCATCGGGTCCCTACGGTACATTACTGAAATCAGACGTTGTGGCCGCAATTGCTTCTGGCAAAGCTTCTAAATCATCTGCATCTACGAAAAAGAAACAACCATCAAAGGAAACCTTGTCCAAATCCTCCTCTACATCAAAGTCTCCTGTGACTCAGTCAGATAATTATGAAGATTTTCCCAATAGTCAAATTCGCAAG ATTATAGCAAAACGTTTATTGGAATCAAAACAGAAGATACCCCATTTATATTTACAATCAG ATGTAGTATTGGATCCTCTTCTTGCATTTAGAAAAGAACTTCAAG AAAACCATGGTGTTAAAGTGTCTGTCAATGACATAGTTATCAAAGCAGTGGCAGTCGCACTGAGGAATGTACGACAAGCTAATG CTTTCTGGGATGCTGAGAAAGGAGATATTGTTATGTGTGACAGTGTTGACATATCCATTGCAGTTGCAACTGAGAAG GGTTTAATGACTCCAATTATCAAGAATGCAGACCAGAAATCTATTTCTGGTATTTCCTTAGAG GTTAAGGAGCTGGCACAAAAGGCGCGGTCTGGAAAGCTTGCTCCTCATGAGTTCCAAGGAGGGACATTCAG CATTTCAAATCTAGGAATGTATCCTGTGGACAGTTTCTGCGCAATCATTAACCCCCCTCAG GCTGGAATACTAGCAATTGGTAGAGGAAATAAAGTGGTTGAGCCGGTTATGGGAATAGACG GAATTGAGAAGCCTTCGGTTGTAACGAAGATGAATGTAACACTATCCGCTGATCATCGGATCTTTGATGGACAAGTTGGAG CTTCGTTTCTGTCTGAATTGCGTTCAAACTTTGAGGATATTCGAAGACTTCTTCTGTAA
- the LOC104699082 gene encoding agamous-like MADS-box protein AGL103, translating into MTKTTKPNAAYSSSSHQSLSLMKRQATVFKKARELSVLCAIEVCVICYGADGTLKTYSEEREKVEAIARRYAALSETKRRKRSVDLHEFLAKSNKKKLVRPRRVSKFPVWDPRFDNYSGAQVTGLVQSLERNLTRLQDRFRAVEEQRKMNQGPSASSSTTTNTINQYLLPQQQQPNQFSMFLFNHENGNVSQIPLGLMNQGQSLMAPIPPELLMIHLNADVGNYNLGSLGVQGAFGPPLYDLSQPLFS; encoded by the coding sequence ATGACGAAAACAACGAAACCTAATGCtgcttattcttcttcttctcatcagaGCCTAAGCTTAATGAAAAGACAAGCGACTGTGTTTAAGAAAGCTCGCGAGCTTTCTGTGCTCTGTGCGATCGAAGTTTGCGTGATCTGTTACGGAGCCGATGGAACGCTTAAGACATATTcagaagagagggagaaggtCGAAGCCATCGCTCGAAGGTACGCTGCATTGAGCGAGACGAAACGACGCAAAAGAAGCGTTGATCTTCACGAGTTTCTCGCAAAATCCAACAAGAAGAAACTGGTGAGACCGAGACGTGTATCCAAGTTTCCAGTTTGGGACCCTAGGTTTGATAATTACTCTGGTGCGCAAGTCACGGGACTGGTTCAGTCCTTGGAGCGTAACCTAACCAGATTACAAGATAGGTTTCGCGCAGTTGAGGAACAGAGGAAGATGAATCAAGGACCGAGTGCGAGTAGTAGCACTACTACGAATACGATCAATCAATATCTGcttccacaacaacaacaaccaaaccagttttccatgtttctgTTTAACCATGAGAATGGGAATGTCTCGCAAATCCCATTAGGTTTGATGAACCAAGGGCAATCTCTGATGGCTCCGATTCCGCCTGAACTACTAATGATTCACCTGAATGCTGATGTGGGAAACTACAACTTGGGGTCACTTGGGGTACAAGGAGCTTTTGGTCCTCCACTTTATGATCTCTCACAGCctctcttttcttga
- the LOC104791472 gene encoding multiple myeloma tumor-associated protein 2 homolog has translation MYHPTRGGVRGGRDQFSWDEVKADKYRENYLGHSIKAPVGRWQKGKDLHWYARDKKQKGSDTDAMKEEIQRVKEQEEQAMREALGLAPKSSTRPQGNRLDKQEFTELVKRGSTAEDLGAGNADAVWVHGLGYAKAPRPWEDPSTLASSQKEDAEPAGLPAETFGVKAVEDAPDDVERDQKKDRHEERKPSKRDKEERHDRREKRERHEKRRTRDSDERKKPKKEKKDKKRRHDSDSD, from the exons ATGTATCATCCGACGAGGGGTGGTGTTCGTGGTGGTCGAGATC AATTCAGTTGGGATGAAGTGAAGGCTGATAAGTACAGGGAGAATTATTTGGGTCACAGTATCAAAGCCCCTGTTGGAAGATGGCAAAAAG GTAAAGATCTTCACTGGTATGCTAGAGATAAAAAGCAAAAGGGTTCTGATACGGATGCTATGAAAGAGGAGATTCAAAGAGTTAAGGAACAAGAGGAACAGGCCATGAGGGAGGCTCTTGGCTTGGCACCAAAGTCCTCTACAAGACCACAAGGCAATCGCCTTGACAAGCAAGAGTTTACTGAACTTGTGAAGAGGGGTTCTACAGCTGAGGACTTGGGTGCAGGAAATGCTGATGCAGTGTGGGTTCACGGCCTTGGCTATGCAAa AGCACCACGACCTTGGGAAGATCCCAGCACCCTTGCATCCTCTCAGAAAGAAGACGCAGAGCCAGCAGGTTTGCCAGCAGAAACATTTGGGGTCAAAGCTGTTGAAGATGCACCGGATGATGTTGAGAGGGACCAGAAGAAAGATAGGCATGAGGAAAGGAAACCTTCAAAGAGAGATAAGGAAGAGAGGCATGATAGGCGTGAAAAACGCGAAAGACATGAGAAGCGACGCACTCGTGATTCAGATGAGAGAAAGAAGcccaagaaagagaagaaggataAAAAGAGGAGGCATGACTCTGATTCCGACTGA
- the LOC104791475 gene encoding uncharacterized protein LOC104791475, whose product MAEAQDRSHGSDSSSPTLKFPPFVTNLFPFLKPKPATDASGVSKHMAVSGDKEPQKSSTYEAVSFPYNPPKSAEPIKFEAEPSSGRTSNSVILWQVYALGGFLVLKWAWARWNKRNERSGKKDDTTGNDDQPSPKEDDDDQSSDGDEN is encoded by the exons ATGGCTGAAGCTCAAGACCGTTCTCATGGCTCTGATTCATCATCTCCGACCCTAAAGTTTCCTCCTTTCGTCACCAACTTGTTCCCTTTTCTCAAACCTAAGCCTGCTACTGATGCCAGTGGTGTTTCTAAACACATGGCAGTCTCCGGCGACAAGGAGCCTCAGAAGTCGTCGACTTACGAAGCTGTCTCTTTCCCTTACAATCCACCCAAAAGCGCAGAGCCGATTAAGTTTGAAGCTGAGCCCAGCTCCGGCAGGACTTCCAACTCCGTCATCCTTTGGCAG GTATATGCACTTGGAGGGTTTCTTGTCCTGAAATGGGCCTGGGCGAGATGGAATAAGAGGAACGAGAGAAGTGGCAAGAAGGACGACACGACGGGTAATGATGATCAACCTTCTCctaaagaagatgatgacgatCAATCTTCTGATGGGGATGAAAACTAG
- the LOC104791469 gene encoding phosphoglucan phosphatase DSP4, chloroplastic isoform X1: MNCLQNLPRCSVSPLLGFGCNQRDLSPSSLKMMVPFPTKANDPKSRLFLQKMLKLVKMLGLKAVSESKSSSEMSGVSKEEEEKSDEYSQDMTQAMGAVLTYRHELGMNYNFIRPDLIVGSCLQTPEDVDKLRKIGVKTIFCLQQDPDLEYFGVDISSIQAYAKKYSDIEHIRCEIRDFDAFDLRMRLPAVVSILYKAVKRNGGVTYVHCTAGMGRAPAVALTYMFWVQGYKLMEAHKLLMSKRSCFPKLDAIRNATIDILTGLKRKTVTLTLKDKGFSLVEISGLDIGWGQRLPLTLDKGTGFWTLKRELPEGQFEYKYIIDGEWTHNEAEPFIGPNKDGHTNNYAKVVDDPTSVDGATRERLSCEDPELFEEERSKLIQFLETCSEA; this comes from the exons ATGAATTGCCTTCAGAATCTTCCCAG ATGTTCTGTCTCACCTCTGCTGGGATTTGGGTGCAATCAAAGAGATCTTTCTCCGTCTTCTTTGAAGATGATGGTACCATTTCCGACCAAAGCCAATGATCCTAAATCTCGGCTCTTTTTACAG aaaatgttgAAACTTGTGAAAATGCTTGGACTGAAGGCGGTATCAGAGTCAAAATCCAGCTCAGAGATGAGTGGTGTTtcaaaggaggaggaagagaaatcTGATGAATATAGCCAAGACATGACTCAAGCTATGGGTGCTG TTTTAACTTACAGGCATGAGCTTGGAATGAACTACAATTTCATTCGTCCAGATTTAATTGTTGGATCGTGCTTACAG ACCCCTGAAGATGTTGACAAGCTTCGTAAAATTGGGGTCAAAACCATATTTTGCTTGCAACAAGATCCAGACTTGGA ATATTTTGGCGTAGACATAAGCAGCATTCAAGCATATGCTAAGAAATATAGTGACATTGAGCATATTCGCTGTGAAATCAG AGACTTTGATGCATTTGATTTGAGAATGCGTCTTCCTGCCGTGGTTAGTATACTATACAAAGCTGTTAAGCGAAATGGAGGAGTTACATATGTGCACTGCACCGCTGGAATGGGAAGGGCTCCTGCAGTTGCG TTGACATACATGTTTTGGGTGCAAGGCTATAAACTTATGGAAGCTCATAAATTACTCATG AGCAAAAGGTCGTGCTTTCCGAAGCTGGATGCTATCAGAAATGCAACAATTGATATT CTCACAGGACTCAAGAGGAAGACTGTTACTCTGACACTGAAAGATAAGGGGTTCTCCTTGGTAGAAATTTCTGGCCTTGACATTGGATGGGGACAG AGGCTACCTCTAACACTGGACAAAGGAACAGGATTCTGGACCCTAAAGAGAGAACTGCCT GAAGGACAGTTTGAATATAAATACATTATAGATGGTGAGTGGACACACAATGAGGCTGAACCGTTTATAGGACCTAACAAAGACGGCCATACCAACAATTACGCAAAA GTAGTGGATGATCCAACAAGTGTGGATGGTGCAACTCGGGAGAGACTATCGTGCGAAGACCCTGAGCTGTTTGAGGAAGAACGGTCAAAACTAATCCAGTTCTTGGAGACTTGTTCTGAGGCTTGA
- the LOC104791473 gene encoding mRNA cap guanine-N7 methyltransferase 2, with protein MSGFAVSKPEQSHHRLFDIAKTAIINIFAHPYTTVCELYCGEAPDTDKWEAAPIGHYIGIDTSSSGISSVREAWESQRKNYDVEFFEADPSKDDLETQLQKKLGQADLVSCWRHLQLCFETEESARRLLTNVACLLKPGGYFFGITPDSSTIWAKYQKNVEAYHNRSGTKPNIFPNYIRSESYVITFELEEEKFPLFGKKYQLKFSGENASEDHCLVHFPSLIRLAREAGLEYVEIQSLTDFYDDNRAHTGSLLMNAGPNLVDPRGKLLPRALDLLGLYATFIFQKPDPDLEPPLTTPVPFEVSNNHDERELPVNTDTSAEDSSQGLGKISEQKGILGPGPADLRFSEAM; from the exons atgagcGGCTTCGCGGTTTCAAAACCGGAGCAGAGTCATCATCGTCTCTTCGATATCGCAAAGACGGCCATAATCAACATATTCGCACATCCTTATACCACT gtttgcgAGTTGTACTGTGGCGAAGCTCCTGACACCGACAAGTGGGAAGCTGCTCCGATTGGTCACTACATCGGAATTG ACACATCGTCTTCTGGGATTTCTTCTGTACGAGAAGCTTGGGAGAGTCAGAGGAAGAATTACGATGTGGAGTTCTTTGAAGCTGATCCTTCCAAG GACGATCTTGAAACCCAGCTACAGAAGAAATTGGGGCAGGCTGATTTAGTTTCCTGTTGGCGCCATTTGCAG TTATGCTTTGAAACTGAGGAGAGTGCGAGAAGACTCCTAACTAATGTAGCATGTTTACTGAAACCTGGGGGTTATTTTTTCGGTATTACTCCTGACTCGTCCACTATATG GGCAAAGTACCAGAAAAATGTTGAAGCATACCACAACAGGAGCGGTACAAAGCCTAATATTTTCCCCAACTACATTCGGTCTGAAAGTTACGTGATCACTTTCGAATTGGAGGAAGAAAA ATTTCCGCTGTTTGGAAAGAAGTACCAGTTGAAATTTTCTGGTGAAAATGCTTCTGAAGACCATTGCTTAGTTCACTTCCCAAGCTTAATCAG GTTAGCAAGGGAGGCTGGCCTTGAGTATGTGGAGATTCAAAGTTTAACAGATTTTTATGATGATAACAG AGCCCACACTGGAAGTTTGCTGATGAATGCTGGCCCGAACTTAGTTGACCCTAGGGGAAAACTTCTTCCACGAGCATTAGATTTGTTAG GGCTGTATGCAACATTCATATTTCAAAAGCCTGACCCAGATCTTGAACCTCCTCTAACAACCCCTGTACCTTTTGAGGTTTCCAATAATCATGATGAG AGAGAATTGCCGGTAAACACTGACACAAGTGCGGAAGATTCATCACAAGGACTAGGGAAGATTAGTGAACAGAAAGGAATATTGGGACCAGGCCCTGCTGATTTACGTTTTTCTGAAGCAATGTGA